A region of Alteromonadaceae bacterium 2753L.S.0a.02 DNA encodes the following proteins:
- a CDS encoding type IV pilus assembly protein PilE: protein MNSSAIIANRGFSLIELMIVVVIVAVLAAVAVPSYQNSVLKSNRGVGKTELLTLIARQEQYFVNNKAYATDLTDLGFPANPYFIDNSGNSLAASAGSIYQISLSAPTNSSFTAQATPQNNQTNDSSCGTLSITHRGVESASGSGDCW from the coding sequence ATGAACAGCTCTGCAATAATCGCAAACCGTGGCTTCTCTTTGATAGAACTAATGATCGTTGTCGTGATTGTTGCGGTTCTCGCAGCAGTTGCGGTGCCCAGCTATCAAAATAGCGTCTTAAAAAGTAACCGCGGGGTTGGGAAAACTGAGCTATTAACGCTAATTGCGAGGCAGGAGCAATATTTTGTAAACAACAAAGCCTACGCTACAGATTTAACCGATTTGGGATTTCCGGCTAACCCTTATTTTATCGATAACAGCGGTAACAGCTTGGCAGCCAGTGCCGGTTCGATTTATCAAATCAGCCTCTCCGCTCCAACGAATTCATCTTTCACTGCTCAGGCTACGCCGCAAAACAACCAAACGAACGACTCAAGTTGCGGAACCCTTTCAATAACACACCGGGGCGTGGAATCGGCATCAGGTAGCGGCGATTGTTGGTGA
- a CDS encoding porin-like protein, producing MKSKLTLFAASALATMATPVLASSALETLIKDGKTNVDLRYRYEGVDQDGLNETAEASTLRTRLTVETGQLGAVSFKLEMDDSRPIGPDNYNSTTNGKTDYPIVADPKGTDLNQAYMQIKSGGFTAIGGRQRILLDDQRFVGGVGWRQNEQTYDGARAMYKAGSFNLDASYIVNVNRIFGPNGSAVQAADWRGDIGLLNGSYSFTESHKVSVFYYTMDFENAAAASNNTLGVKYAGKFGPVAVGASYAVQEDAGDNPVKYEADYYSLDAGVKVGLFNFKLGYEVLGSDEGKKGFQTPLATLHKWQGWADKFLGTPNDGIQDAYAGAGVKAGPVKLDLFYHSFTSDFGSRDLGTELDFVAVYPINKQMKLVGKFADYSADKHATDTQKVWLMFQLSL from the coding sequence ATGAAATCTAAGCTAACTCTATTTGCCGCCAGCGCGCTGGCAACAATGGCTACACCAGTATTGGCAAGTTCTGCGCTTGAAACATTGATAAAAGATGGCAAAACCAATGTTGATTTACGCTACCGCTACGAGGGCGTCGACCAGGATGGCCTCAATGAAACTGCAGAGGCCAGTACATTACGTACCCGTTTAACGGTAGAAACCGGCCAATTGGGTGCAGTTTCTTTTAAATTGGAAATGGATGATTCACGACCGATCGGCCCGGATAATTACAACAGTACGACAAATGGCAAAACAGATTACCCCATTGTTGCGGACCCAAAAGGCACCGATTTAAACCAGGCTTACATGCAAATTAAGTCCGGCGGATTTACCGCGATTGGCGGTCGGCAACGCATTCTACTGGACGATCAACGTTTTGTGGGAGGTGTCGGCTGGCGTCAAAACGAGCAGACTTATGATGGTGCAAGGGCCATGTATAAGGCGGGCAGCTTTAATTTGGATGCGAGTTATATTGTCAATGTTAATCGCATTTTTGGACCAAATGGTTCAGCAGTACAAGCCGCTGATTGGCGCGGCGACATTGGCTTGTTGAACGGCTCCTATAGCTTTACCGAATCTCACAAGGTATCTGTTTTCTACTACACCATGGACTTCGAAAATGCTGCCGCAGCATCTAACAACACTTTGGGTGTTAAGTATGCTGGAAAGTTTGGCCCGGTTGCAGTGGGTGCAAGCTATGCCGTGCAGGAAGATGCCGGCGATAACCCAGTTAAGTATGAAGCTGATTATTACTCGCTAGATGCTGGCGTTAAAGTCGGACTGTTTAATTTTAAATTGGGTTATGAAGTATTGGGCAGTGATGAAGGTAAAAAAGGTTTCCAAACGCCCTTGGCAACTTTGCATAAATGGCAAGGTTGGGCCGATAAATTCCTCGGCACACCCAACGACGGTATTCAGGATGCCTATGCGGGCGCAGGTGTAAAAGCGGGCCCCGTTAAATTAGATTTGTTCTATCACTCCTTTACCAGTGATTTCGGAAGTCGCGACCTGGGCACTGAATTGGATTTTGTTGCAGTTTATCCCATTAACAAGCAAATGAAACTCGTTGGTAAGTTTGCTGATTACAGTGCAGACAAACATGCCACAGACACGCAAAAAGTGTGGTTGATGTTCCAACTCTCTCTCTAA
- a CDS encoding sodium transport system permease protein translates to MRQLWVVTLKEIKDNLRDRRAFFFALIYGPVLMPLMLVGPMVLGAKKSFINYDVTTPLYVVGADYAPNLVQHLKKHNLKAIPAPENFKAKIQDDEIDVVLEITPEYGERLREGKRSPLVLYVNHSSKDSQKAATQVRSIINSYSYQMGYWRLQARGIDAELNSAINLIEQDLSSEGLSGMVFGFIMYFLMLFTMMTGGFYLAVDITAGERERNSLEPLLSLPMSRNLLVLGKYFAVLSFVLASGTMSAVSLYLIFKFLPFEELTLVINVNGITLLKAYLIAFPCAFLVASLLIATSAFTRSAKEAQTYIGILYVLPMVPMLIGQFADVKATGATLFIPLFSQYTLIDKVVKGESFVMQDILSSTGGALLLALILLGIAFQLYNRERILAN, encoded by the coding sequence GTGAGACAGTTGTGGGTTGTCACGCTTAAAGAAATCAAGGATAACTTGCGCGATCGACGTGCTTTTTTCTTTGCTCTCATTTATGGGCCGGTACTCATGCCGTTGATGCTGGTAGGGCCGATGGTACTGGGTGCAAAAAAAAGCTTTATTAATTATGATGTAACAACCCCGCTCTACGTGGTGGGTGCAGATTATGCTCCCAATCTCGTGCAGCACTTAAAAAAACATAATCTTAAAGCCATCCCGGCGCCCGAAAATTTTAAAGCGAAAATTCAGGACGACGAAATTGATGTTGTGCTTGAAATTACCCCTGAGTATGGCGAACGTTTACGGGAGGGAAAGCGCAGTCCGCTGGTGTTGTATGTCAATCATTCCAGCAAAGATTCGCAAAAAGCCGCTACACAAGTTCGCAGTATTATTAATAGTTACAGCTATCAAATGGGTTATTGGCGCCTCCAGGCCCGAGGTATTGATGCAGAATTGAATAGCGCTATTAACCTGATCGAACAGGATCTTTCAAGCGAAGGTTTGAGTGGCATGGTGTTCGGCTTCATCATGTACTTTTTAATGTTATTTACCATGATGACAGGCGGCTTTTATTTGGCGGTGGATATCACTGCAGGCGAGCGGGAGCGTAATTCTCTGGAGCCCTTGCTTTCATTGCCCATGAGTCGCAATCTTTTGGTGTTGGGTAAATACTTCGCCGTCCTTTCATTTGTACTTGCTTCCGGAACCATGTCTGCTGTGAGTTTGTACCTTATATTTAAATTCTTGCCGTTTGAGGAGCTCACACTTGTCATTAATGTTAATGGTATAACTTTGTTAAAAGCTTACCTGATCGCTTTTCCTTGTGCATTTTTAGTCGCCAGCTTGCTGATTGCTACGTCAGCATTTACCCGCAGTGCCAAAGAAGCGCAAACCTATATTGGTATACTGTATGTATTGCCCATGGTACCGATGTTGATTGGGCAATTTGCCGATGTTAAAGCCACAGGTGCCACGCTATTTATTCCTCTTTTCAGTCAGTACACACTTATCGATAAAGTGGTAAAGGGAGAAAGTTTTGTCATGCAGGATATATTATCCTCCACGGGAGGGGCTCTCTTGCTGGCATTAATTCTATTGGGAATAGCGTTTCAGCTATATAATCGCGAGCGAATTTTAGCGAATTAA